In Caldisphaera lagunensis DSM 15908, a single genomic region encodes these proteins:
- a CDS encoding ROK family protein — MKVIAIDIGATNLRVALFENNSKINEIKVKTPRDDPNSISKSIIKMINELSPNRDFQSIGIGTIGPLNLKKGIIELAPNLGLKNIPLRDPLVNEFHKDVYIANDAMAAVWAEKILGDAKNKNDLVYITMSSGIGVGAIIDGNLIVGRRGNSHEMGHSLVKFDSNLVCGCGKIGHWEAYAGGKNIPKVAKEFANEWKGKESEGYFLAKENNLTPEKLYDLARKNDEFSKSLVDFLNIIHAAGISNIIAAYDPEVIYIGGSIYLYNEDLIKPYLIKYIPMFSALGVPEIKMCTFGDDQVLYGAASIAINPPSQIKKFNL, encoded by the coding sequence ATGAAGGTAATAGCAATTGATATAGGAGCAACAAATTTGAGGGTGGCATTATTCGAAAATAATTCTAAAATTAACGAAATAAAAGTAAAAACTCCTAGAGATGATCCAAACTCAATTTCAAAATCAATAATAAAGATGATAAATGAGTTATCCCCAAATAGGGACTTTCAATCTATTGGTATTGGAACAATAGGACCATTGAATTTAAAGAAAGGAATTATAGAGCTTGCACCAAATTTAGGCCTTAAAAATATTCCTTTAAGAGACCCTCTAGTTAATGAATTCCATAAAGATGTATATATAGCAAATGATGCCATGGCTGCAGTATGGGCTGAAAAAATCCTTGGAGATGCAAAGAATAAAAATGATTTAGTATATATTACTATGAGCTCAGGCATTGGAGTTGGGGCAATAATTGATGGAAATTTAATCGTAGGTAGAAGAGGTAATTCACATGAAATGGGTCATAGCCTAGTTAAATTTGATTCAAATTTAGTTTGTGGTTGTGGTAAGATAGGTCATTGGGAAGCATATGCAGGAGGCAAAAATATACCTAAGGTTGCTAAAGAGTTTGCAAATGAATGGAAAGGTAAAGAATCTGAAGGATATTTTTTAGCCAAAGAAAACAATTTGACTCCAGAAAAACTCTATGATTTAGCGAGAAAAAATGATGAATTTTCCAAGTCTTTAGTAGATTTCTTAAACATAATACATGCTGCTGGTATATCAAATATAATAGCCGCATATGATCCTGAAGTTATATACATAGGAGGTAGTATTTACCTTTATAATGAGGATCTTATAAAGCCATATTTAATTAAATACATACCCATGTTTAGTGCGTTGGGAGTTCCAGAAATAAAGATGTGCACATTTGGTGATGACCAGGTATTATATGGGGCTGCGAGTATTGCAATAAATCCTCCATCTCAAATAAAGAAGTTTAATTTATAA
- the dnaG gene encoding DNA primase DnaG — protein MKYLIKASFEVDGRVDKHDVIGAVFGQTEGLLGSEFNLEQLQNKDKIGRVHIDMKYQGTKSVGILQIPSNLDRVETVLLAAMIESVDRVGPYTSRITIDDIQDLRIEKLQKIVERARQLLQRVKEQEPDIKEILREISQKPEVQAKVIEIGEERLPAGPDVEKADTIIIVEGRADVINLMKYGYTNTVALEGAREKVPQTIVELAKNKKVIAFVDGDRGGDLILKNLLDQVHVDYVARAPKDMEVEQLTGKEIARALSQMMPAEAVKQQLLSIKETKEEAEAAHEQTLPETQKIEKKEEIVQPETPSQQVVQEEKVEQKHELVSQLVVPKQVIDNIKNIKGTLEAIIYDRDWKEITRIKVRDLFTWLDTAQQNSAYAIIFDGIITQRILDLAGEKGIVLLIGARIGSKISSKRGDVKFATFSDLT, from the coding sequence GTGAAGTATTTAATTAAAGCTTCGTTCGAGGTTGACGGTAGAGTTGACAAACACGATGTAATTGGAGCAGTATTTGGGCAAACTGAAGGATTGCTAGGAAGTGAGTTTAACTTAGAACAATTACAAAATAAAGATAAAATAGGCAGAGTACATATTGATATGAAATACCAAGGAACGAAATCAGTAGGTATATTGCAAATTCCGAGCAATTTAGATAGAGTAGAAACCGTTTTATTAGCGGCCATGATTGAAAGCGTTGATAGAGTAGGCCCATACACTAGTAGGATAACAATAGATGATATACAAGATCTGAGGATAGAAAAACTACAAAAAATAGTTGAAAGAGCTAGACAATTATTACAAAGAGTAAAAGAACAAGAACCTGATATAAAAGAGATTTTGAGAGAAATATCACAAAAACCCGAAGTCCAAGCTAAAGTGATAGAAATTGGAGAAGAAAGACTGCCAGCTGGTCCTGATGTAGAGAAAGCAGATACAATAATTATCGTAGAAGGGAGGGCTGATGTAATTAATTTAATGAAATATGGCTATACAAATACTGTTGCGCTAGAAGGTGCTAGAGAGAAAGTACCTCAGACAATAGTTGAACTGGCAAAAAACAAAAAAGTAATAGCATTTGTAGATGGAGATAGAGGTGGAGACCTCATATTAAAAAATCTACTAGACCAGGTTCATGTAGACTACGTTGCTAGAGCACCAAAAGATATGGAAGTTGAGCAATTAACTGGCAAAGAAATTGCGAGGGCATTATCACAAATGATGCCAGCTGAAGCAGTTAAACAACAACTCCTAAGTATAAAAGAAACTAAGGAAGAAGCAGAGGCAGCACATGAACAAACACTTCCTGAAACTCAAAAAATTGAAAAGAAGGAAGAAATTGTACAGCCAGAAACACCAAGTCAACAAGTAGTGCAAGAAGAAAAAGTAGAGCAAAAACATGAATTAGTTTCACAATTAGTAGTTCCAAAACAGGTTATAGATAATATAAAAAACATTAAGGGTACTTTAGAAGCAATAATCTATGATAGGGACTGGAAAGAAATAACTAGAATAAAAGTAAGAGATCTATTTACATGGCTAGACACGGCTCAGCAAAATTCTGCGTATGCAATAATATTTGATGGTATTATAACTCAAAGAATTCTAGATTTAGCAGGAGAAAAAGGAATTGTATTGCTTATCGGTGCTAGAATAGGAAGCAAAATATCATCTAAAAGAGGAGATGTAAAATTCGCAACTTTTAGCGATTTAACGTGA
- a CDS encoding NfeD family protein yields the protein MNSNENNVGFFSKIRWGVGSISIIILLIILSILFAVVYKYNHNGFYLFLSILFAVVAIIIIIVKSSEIIMPINPTVTTLIGKTGVVIKRILPNNPGVIKISDQLWSAKSDEEIDENSEVEVISVEGIYLKVKRKP from the coding sequence ATGAATTCAAATGAAAATAATGTAGGTTTTTTCTCTAAAATAAGATGGGGAGTCGGAAGCATTTCAATTATAATTTTATTGATAATCTTATCAATATTGTTTGCAGTTGTATATAAATATAATCATAATGGATTTTATTTGTTCTTATCAATATTGTTTGCAGTTGTAGCTATAATTATTATAATAGTTAAATCTTCAGAAATCATAATGCCAATTAATCCAACAGTGACTACTCTAATTGGTAAAACAGGTGTAGTAATAAAGAGAATATTACCAAATAATCCAGGTGTAATTAAAATATCAGATCAACTTTGGTCTGCTAAGAGTGATGAGGAAATAGATGAAAACAGTGAAGTTGAGGTAATAAGTGTTGAAGGAATTTATCTAAAGGTCAAGAGAAAGCCTTAA
- a CDS encoding SPFH domain-containing protein, translating to MGNLFYILLIKYTFLNFQNLIIIEAKNLVNLALLAIEIFIALIVIIILLSGIKVVKEWERIPVLVLGRFRGLKGPGIVYVIPLISQIPFRISTRLQALAFRTEQSLTKDNVPVIVDAVMYYQPVDLQKVVLSVENYNVATQLAAETTLREVIGQTVLDELLAERDKVAALARNIIDSKTEAWGVKVTAVEIRNVEIPHDLVEAMSRQAQAERERRARVTLAEAEYEAAQKMVEAANLYKDHDEAFMLRWMNMIYELGMEGKNTLMLIPVNLPAAGPTSGSPLGVFGIQKMQELMQTQQTQQSQQTKQQGEQKG from the coding sequence ATGGGAAATTTATTTTATATATTATTAATAAAATATACATTTTTAAACTTTCAAAACTTAATTATTATCGAGGCGAAAAATTTGGTAAATTTGGCTTTATTAGCAATTGAGATTTTTATAGCTTTAATAGTTATAATAATACTATTAAGTGGTATTAAAGTAGTAAAAGAATGGGAAAGGATTCCTGTATTGGTTTTAGGTAGATTTAGAGGGTTAAAAGGACCAGGTATAGTTTATGTTATACCTTTAATTTCTCAAATACCTTTTAGAATATCAACTAGATTACAGGCCTTAGCGTTTAGAACAGAACAGTCTTTAACTAAAGATAATGTACCCGTTATTGTTGATGCAGTAATGTATTATCAACCAGTAGATTTACAAAAAGTTGTTTTATCTGTTGAGAATTATAATGTAGCAACACAACTAGCTGCTGAAACAACCCTAAGGGAAGTTATAGGGCAAACTGTTTTAGATGAATTATTAGCTGAAAGAGATAAGGTTGCAGCATTAGCAAGAAATATAATTGATAGCAAAACAGAAGCATGGGGTGTAAAGGTAACCGCTGTAGAAATTAGAAATGTAGAAATACCTCATGATTTAGTAGAAGCAATGTCAAGGCAAGCACAAGCTGAAAGAGAGAGGAGGGCTAGAGTTACTCTTGCGGAGGCTGAGTATGAAGCAGCCCAAAAAATGGTAGAGGCAGCAAACCTATACAAAGATCATGATGAGGCATTTATGTTAAGGTGGATGAATATGATATATGAATTAGGGATGGAAGGTAAAAACACATTAATGCTAATACCAGTTAACTTACCTGCAGCAGGACCAACTTCTGGTTCTCCATTAGGTGTATTTGGAATACAGAAAATGCAAGAATTGATGCAAACTCAGCAAACTCAACAATCCCAGCAAACCAAGCAACAGGGAGAGCAAAAGGGCTAA
- a CDS encoding acetate--CoA ligase, with protein sequence MSEESQKEKELILIPPLVKYLSQLAEKDPIAFWEKIALENTKYIYWKKMWEKTFEWGKNGEPYKWFIGGITNTEYSHIDFQIEKGYGNKAVYIYENPEIGVTKTYTFSQYKNIVDKYAAAMRGIGIKKGDRVLTYMSTRPESVAVLHAAARIGAIHSSVYAGFSAKALADRIDGVESEWVFVQDYNMRRGKLSNLKQIVDDALKMVKTKVKKVIVLKTGYSNQDVGMEKGRDIYFDEFLDYYKNGSSDVEWMESNEPIFITPTSGTTAKPKPVVHKHGPFQNHVVTMARWIYDLKPSDTWFITSDVGWQAGISYMVWGVPIFGVPSILYDGVPDYPKPDMWWEVIEKNKVTKVWFSPTAIRLLMKYGTDYAKKHDLSSLEVIFSAGEPLNPTPLKWLMYDVLEGRVPVIDHYWQTETAGPIVGNTYGIKMMPIKIGSAGIPLPGILGEVVDENTGKPVKPGEKGVLVIKQPFPGFTSELWKDQERYWKSYWEANPNLKGMIYTGDAAMVDEDGYIWFMGRADDVIKISAHRIGTFELESALVSHPSVAEAAVVGVPDPLRGEVAIGFVVLKEGYKPTEELKKELIEHTRKTFGPIAVFQTIEIVKSLPKTRSGKIMRRVIRAVYLNQPLGDVSTLEDEASVEEIKKAIEQFKKEIL encoded by the coding sequence ATGTCGGAAGAATCCCAAAAAGAAAAGGAATTGATATTGATTCCACCTTTGGTAAAATATTTATCCCAATTGGCAGAAAAAGATCCTATAGCATTTTGGGAAAAAATTGCATTAGAAAATACAAAGTATATATATTGGAAAAAGATGTGGGAGAAAACATTTGAGTGGGGTAAAAATGGTGAGCCATATAAATGGTTTATTGGAGGAATAACAAACACGGAATATAGCCACATCGATTTTCAGATAGAAAAGGGTTATGGCAATAAGGCTGTTTATATCTATGAAAATCCAGAAATTGGTGTAACAAAGACTTACACTTTTTCACAATACAAAAATATTGTAGACAAATATGCAGCAGCCATGAGAGGTATTGGCATTAAAAAAGGCGATAGAGTATTAACTTACATGTCAACAAGGCCTGAATCTGTAGCCGTACTTCATGCTGCTGCAAGAATTGGAGCCATACACTCAAGCGTCTATGCTGGCTTTTCTGCTAAGGCTTTAGCTGATAGGATTGATGGTGTTGAGTCCGAATGGGTATTCGTTCAGGATTATAACATGAGGAGAGGAAAGCTTTCAAATTTAAAGCAGATAGTAGATGATGCTTTAAAAATGGTAAAGACAAAGGTAAAGAAGGTAATTGTTTTAAAAACTGGTTATTCAAATCAAGATGTTGGCATGGAAAAGGGAAGAGATATATATTTTGATGAATTTTTAGACTATTATAAAAATGGATCAAGTGATGTGGAATGGATGGAATCTAATGAGCCCATATTTATAACTCCGACATCGGGAACTACAGCAAAACCTAAGCCTGTCGTTCATAAACATGGTCCATTTCAGAATCATGTTGTGACTATGGCAAGGTGGATTTATGATTTAAAGCCCAGCGATACTTGGTTTATAACAAGTGATGTAGGATGGCAGGCAGGAATTAGCTATATGGTTTGGGGAGTGCCAATATTTGGGGTTCCCAGCATTTTATATGATGGTGTACCTGATTATCCTAAACCTGATATGTGGTGGGAGGTAATTGAGAAAAACAAGGTTACAAAAGTTTGGTTTTCACCAACTGCGATAAGACTTTTAATGAAATATGGTACAGACTATGCTAAAAAACACGATTTATCAAGTTTAGAAGTAATATTTAGTGCGGGTGAACCACTAAATCCAACCCCTCTAAAATGGTTGATGTATGATGTATTAGAAGGTAGGGTGCCTGTAATAGATCATTATTGGCAAACAGAAACTGCTGGCCCTATAGTAGGAAATACGTATGGGATTAAAATGATGCCTATAAAAATAGGAAGCGCAGGAATACCATTGCCAGGAATATTAGGAGAAGTAGTAGATGAAAATACTGGTAAACCAGTAAAACCCGGGGAGAAAGGTGTATTAGTTATTAAGCAACCCTTCCCAGGCTTTACATCTGAACTATGGAAAGATCAAGAAAGATATTGGAAATCATATTGGGAAGCAAATCCAAATCTTAAGGGTATGATATATACTGGAGATGCAGCAATGGTAGATGAGGATGGCTATATTTGGTTTATGGGAAGAGCGGATGATGTAATAAAAATTTCAGCTCACAGAATAGGTACATTTGAGCTCGAGAGCGCGTTAGTTTCTCATCCATCAGTTGCTGAAGCAGCGGTAGTAGGGGTTCCCGATCCTCTTAGAGGAGAGGTTGCTATCGGATTTGTTGTATTGAAGGAAGGTTATAAGCCTACAGAAGAATTAAAGAAGGAATTAATTGAACATACCAGAAAAACATTTGGACCAATTGCAGTTTTTCAGACTATAGAAATTGTAAAATCTTTGCCGAAAACAAGAAGCGGAAAAATTATGAGAAGGGTTATTAGAGCAGTTTATTTAAATCAACCCCTAGGTGATGTTTCCACATTAGAAGATGAGGCATCAGTAGAAGAAATTAAGAAGGCTATAGAACAATTTAAGAAAGAGATTTTGTAA
- a CDS encoding TrmO family methyltransferase domain-containing protein, giving the protein MRNSQIVLKPIGEVINDHSDEEVRNSLFGVHGKILIYDDYKDGICCLEGFSHIIVIGYAHKLKEEDKKVLKVRLRKIERLYNIQTPEVGVFSSGSPARPNLLIVSILKLININNNVLEVDNLDMYDKTPILDIRPFTIERIPQEEIKVPEWYEKIFNKNK; this is encoded by the coding sequence ATGAGAAATTCACAAATTGTTTTAAAACCAATAGGAGAAGTAATAAATGATCATAGTGACGAAGAAGTTAGAAATTCATTATTTGGAGTTCATGGCAAAATTTTGATTTATGATGATTATAAAGATGGAATATGCTGCCTTGAAGGTTTTTCTCATATAATTGTTATTGGTTATGCCCACAAATTGAAAGAAGAAGATAAGAAAGTGTTAAAAGTAAGATTAAGGAAAATTGAGAGATTATATAATATACAAACACCTGAAGTAGGAGTATTTTCCTCTGGATCTCCTGCAAGACCTAATTTACTTATAGTAAGTATTTTGAAATTAATAAATATAAACAATAATGTGTTGGAAGTTGATAATTTAGATATGTATGATAAGACTCCCATACTAGATATAAGACCATTTACCATTGAAAGAATTCCACAGGAAGAAATTAAGGTACCAGAATGGTATGAAAAAATATTTAATAAAAACAAGTAA
- a CDS encoding NfeD family protein: MEKNIKYILVLIMIIGLILSIHMVISKSATNKKPIVIVNFNVPVDIGSSDMMQRALTIAESYNASAIVIVMNTPGGYLNDMINIVNTIEEANKSGIPTYTYVPPNSLAASAGSYIAMATNQIIMGTGSEIGPSTPIVVGGTPLEQNHTEDAMISFMQSLAEKWGRNVTAATNMVLYDIAYTSQQAYQYHLINGISDSFNSALETWNLSSNPQITISENFYEQFLSAISNSTVDGILMTLGVLAILLDLYHPTIILTIIGIIAIILGLIGAEIINASILGITLIIIGAAIMILELKSGHGFALMGGMIVSAIGIYFMAEGIPYIGAGVPNGYLSQLEITGTGAVGIIAGLYIRWVLGPLRRKEKLAGPESLIGKKAVVISPLNPEGEVRVEGIIWRAHCDSCNANVGDTVEIVKIEGLKLIVRKVENR; this comes from the coding sequence ATGGAAAAAAACATAAAATATATATTAGTTTTGATAATGATTATAGGATTGATTTTATCGATTCATATGGTTATATCAAAAAGTGCTACCAATAAAAAACCAATTGTAATAGTCAATTTTAATGTCCCAGTTGATATAGGTTCAAGTGATATGATGCAAAGAGCCTTAACAATAGCAGAATCATATAATGCATCTGCTATTGTAATAGTTATGAATACTCCTGGAGGTTATTTAAATGATATGATTAATATTGTTAATACAATAGAAGAAGCAAATAAGTCTGGAATTCCAACATATACTTATGTTCCACCCAATAGTTTAGCTGCTTCAGCTGGTAGTTATATTGCTATGGCAACAAATCAAATTATTATGGGAACAGGTTCCGAAATAGGCCCTTCAACTCCTATAGTTGTTGGTGGTACACCTTTAGAACAAAATCATACAGAGGATGCAATGATTAGCTTCATGCAAAGTCTTGCAGAAAAATGGGGTAGGAATGTTACTGCAGCGACAAATATGGTATTATATGATATAGCTTATACATCACAACAAGCATATCAATATCATTTAATAAACGGCATTTCTGATTCTTTTAATTCAGCATTAGAAACATGGAATTTGAGCAGCAATCCTCAAATTACTATAAGCGAAAATTTTTATGAGCAATTTTTAAGCGCAATAAGTAATTCAACTGTTGATGGAATTTTAATGACTTTAGGAGTGCTAGCAATTTTATTGGATTTATATCATCCTACGATAATTTTAACTATTATAGGAATAATAGCTATTATACTAGGTTTAATAGGAGCAGAAATAATAAATGCCTCAATATTAGGGATAACTCTAATCATAATAGGAGCAGCTATAATGATATTGGAGCTTAAATCAGGTCATGGATTTGCCCTAATGGGGGGCATGATTGTTTCGGCAATTGGGATTTACTTTATGGCTGAAGGTATACCATATATAGGTGCCGGAGTACCAAATGGTTATTTGTCTCAACTTGAAATAACTGGAACTGGAGCTGTTGGAATTATAGCAGGTCTATATATAAGATGGGTTTTAGGCCCATTAAGGAGAAAAGAAAAATTAGCAGGGCCTGAATCTTTAATAGGTAAAAAAGCAGTTGTTATTTCTCCATTAAATCCAGAAGGAGAGGTAAGAGTAGAGGGAATTATATGGAGGGCGCATTGTGATTCATGTAATGCCAACGTTGGAGATACAGTTGAAATAGTTAAAATAGAGGGTTTGAAATTAATTGTCAGGAAAGTAGAAAATCGTTGA
- a CDS encoding UbiD family decarboxylase yields the protein MDGSLMRFIDEVGSEYCGKLSRDFEVSKILKSKQGSKTAQTFHVENVMQISSGNVVDSKEKVLKALHVNNVEEAYNKLLDSFSKKGELKFVGEPKLKEGSLKDLPFVKFYEKDGGYYLTSSIIISCYEGICNASIHRIMLLNEKEAAVRIVPRHLYYLYNEALKHGEMLPVTVIIGVHPAIVLASSHSPPLGYFELEAASNILGSLEVYNSPIHKNPIPYGTGAIIEGFISEKMADEGPFVEAMGGYDKVRKQPILIANKVYVNPDETSHIILPGGYEHAVLMGFPREASIYNAVSKVVPKVHGVNLTYNSGGWLHAIISIEKNHDGDAKNAILAAFSAHPSLKHVVVVDPDINIYDINDVEWAIATRFQADKNLVIVNNARGSTLDPSAKDGLTSKMGIDATKPINGGIEFERAKIP from the coding sequence TTGGATGGATCATTAATGAGATTTATTGATGAAGTTGGTAGCGAATATTGCGGAAAATTATCTAGAGACTTTGAGGTATCTAAAATTTTAAAATCAAAACAGGGATCAAAAACCGCACAAACTTTTCATGTAGAAAATGTAATGCAAATAAGTTCAGGTAATGTCGTTGATTCTAAAGAAAAGGTATTAAAGGCTTTGCATGTTAATAATGTTGAAGAAGCATATAACAAATTATTGGATTCTTTTTCAAAAAAGGGTGAATTAAAATTTGTTGGAGAACCAAAATTAAAAGAAGGTAGCCTAAAAGATCTACCTTTCGTTAAATTTTACGAAAAAGATGGAGGATATTATTTAACCAGTTCTATAATAATATCTTGCTATGAAGGTATATGTAATGCAAGCATACATAGAATAATGCTATTAAATGAAAAAGAGGCAGCTGTTAGAATAGTTCCAAGACATCTATATTATTTATACAATGAAGCTTTAAAGCATGGAGAAATGCTTCCAGTTACCGTTATTATTGGTGTTCATCCAGCTATAGTTTTAGCATCCTCTCATTCTCCACCTTTAGGATACTTTGAATTAGAAGCTGCTTCAAACATTTTGGGAAGTCTTGAGGTTTATAATTCTCCAATTCATAAAAATCCTATACCCTATGGAACTGGGGCTATAATTGAAGGCTTCATATCTGAAAAAATGGCTGACGAAGGACCATTTGTTGAAGCTATGGGGGGATATGATAAAGTAAGAAAGCAACCAATACTAATTGCAAATAAGGTTTATGTAAATCCTGATGAAACCAGTCATATTATTTTACCAGGTGGATATGAGCATGCTGTATTAATGGGATTTCCAAGAGAAGCTAGTATATATAATGCAGTATCTAAAGTAGTTCCGAAGGTCCATGGCGTTAACCTCACCTATAATAGTGGAGGGTGGTTACATGCAATAATTTCTATAGAAAAAAATCATGATGGAGATGCAAAAAATGCCATATTAGCAGCATTTTCTGCTCATCCAAGCTTAAAACATGTAGTTGTTGTAGACCCTGATATCAATATATATGATATCAATGATGTTGAGTGGGCCATAGCAACAAGATTTCAAGCAGATAAAAACTTGGTAATTGTAAATAATGCAAGAGGTTCAACCCTTGATCCTAGCGCTAAAGATGGTTTAACATCAAAAATGGGTATTGATGCAACAAAACCAATAAATGGGGGTATTGAGTTCGAGAGAGCCAAAATACCTTAA
- a CDS encoding tyrosine--tRNA ligase → MDAYEKFELIKKNLAEVLTENELKEKIENGIKMKGYLGFEPSGLPHLGWIVWMNKVKDLIDAGVEFNLLEATWHAMINDKLGGNMELIRKAARLTRDVMKALNVQVDKINFVDAEKMARDKDYWALVIKVMKMTSLARMKRALTIMGRNMDEADLDTSKLIYPAMQVSDIIYMDLDIALGGLDQRKAHVLAREIAEKINAKKPIGLHTPILTGLDGGKRMETGEIDEQAASYKMSKSKPNTAIFVNDSEEDIKNKIMNAYCPPRQTEFNPILDINKYLLFPQNGFKLVIERPEKYGGTIIFEKYNELENEYANGKVHPLDLKTATANSLIEMLKPVRKLFEKDDIKELAQEILKGITR, encoded by the coding sequence TTGGATGCCTATGAGAAATTTGAATTAATAAAGAAAAATTTAGCAGAAGTGTTAACTGAAAATGAATTAAAAGAGAAAATAGAAAATGGAATCAAAATGAAAGGATACTTGGGTTTCGAGCCGAGCGGTTTACCCCATCTAGGATGGATCGTATGGATGAATAAGGTAAAGGATTTAATTGATGCAGGTGTCGAATTTAATTTGCTTGAGGCTACATGGCATGCAATGATAAACGATAAACTAGGAGGTAACATGGAGCTCATTAGAAAAGCTGCAAGATTAACTAGAGATGTTATGAAGGCATTAAACGTACAGGTTGATAAGATAAATTTTGTTGATGCAGAAAAAATGGCTAGAGATAAAGATTATTGGGCACTGGTAATAAAAGTAATGAAAATGACAAGCCTAGCTAGAATGAAGAGGGCTTTAACAATAATGGGTAGAAATATGGATGAAGCGGATTTAGATACATCAAAATTAATTTACCCAGCTATGCAGGTTAGCGATATAATATACATGGATTTAGATATAGCATTAGGTGGCTTAGATCAAAGGAAAGCACATGTTTTGGCAAGGGAAATTGCAGAAAAAATTAATGCAAAGAAACCAATTGGATTGCATACGCCAATATTGACAGGCTTAGATGGAGGCAAAAGAATGGAGACTGGAGAAATAGATGAACAAGCTGCAAGCTATAAAATGAGCAAGTCAAAACCAAATACTGCAATATTTGTTAATGACAGTGAAGAAGATATAAAGAATAAAATAATGAATGCATATTGTCCTCCAAGACAAACGGAATTTAATCCCATATTAGATATAAACAAATATCTTCTATTTCCCCAAAACGGTTTTAAGCTTGTTATAGAAAGACCTGAAAAATATGGTGGAACAATTATATTTGAAAAATACAATGAATTAGAAAATGAGTATGCTAATGGAAAGGTTCATCCTCTTGATTTAAAAACAGCAACAGCTAACTCATTAATAGAAATGTTAAAGCCTGTTAGAAAATTATTTGAAAAAGATGATATAAAAGAATTAGCTCAAGAGATCTTAAAAGGAATAACAAGATAA
- a CDS encoding DUF4382 domain-containing protein, with product MQRGIGKGAILGIVIIIIVIGLVAGLYYYYYGPSGKVYVYLSDPGNTSFVNIYFTITSIQAHSTKGWITISNKTETVSLSSTPQLITSANMPPGNYTEVRFVVQSVTITLANNFNVSATLPSNVFKVPIIGGLDIKPGGTEYLTISIGPHVTLTGNGSYILRPLIIASASNTPPS from the coding sequence TTGCAGAGAGGAATAGGTAAAGGTGCTATATTAGGAATAGTTATTATTATAATAGTTATAGGGCTTGTAGCTGGATTATATTACTATTACTATGGGCCTAGCGGAAAGGTTTATGTTTATTTAAGTGACCCAGGAAACACAAGCTTTGTAAATATTTACTTTACAATTACATCTATTCAAGCCCACTCAACAAAGGGATGGATCACAATATCAAACAAGACGGAAACTGTATCCTTATCATCTACTCCACAATTAATTACATCAGCAAACATGCCTCCAGGAAATTATACTGAAGTAAGGTTTGTTGTTCAATCGGTAACAATTACATTAGCAAACAATTTTAATGTATCTGCAACATTACCGAGTAACGTATTTAAGGTACCAATTATTGGTGGACTAGATATAAAACCAGGTGGGACTGAATACTTAACAATAAGTATAGGACCGCATGTAACATTAACAGGAAATGGCAGTTATATATTAAGACCTTTGATTATTGCATCGGCATCAAATACCCCTCCAAGCTAA